The Struthio camelus isolate bStrCam1 chromosome 14, bStrCam1.hap1, whole genome shotgun sequence genome has a window encoding:
- the LOC104153264 gene encoding histone-lysine N-methyltransferase SETMAR encodes MAADLSGGLEPVPVALWPPAAAPPAFQYSPDNVAGADGDVDPTEITFPGCSCLTSSCVVRVCTCLCRGENYKNLCIKPTDKEEYARPIFECNAMCQCGESCQNRVVQRGLQFRLEVFKTVKKGWGLRTLEFIAKGRFVCEYAGEVLGFNEARRRIQAQTSKDSNYIIAVREHLHNGQIMETFVDPTYIGNLGRFLNHSCEPNLFMVPVRVDSMVPKLALFAATDISAGEELSYDYSGRFHNLPVTNREQRTSEEDNMLKKPCYCGSHTCNSFLPWDSSLFSIADTSSESSS; translated from the coding sequence TATAGCCCAGACAACGTGGCTGGAGCAGATGGAGACGTTGACCCCACCGAAATCACCTTTCCAGGATGTTCTTGTCTTACTAGTTCCTGTGTGGTTCGTGTGTGTACATGTCTTTGCCGTGGTGAAAATTACAAGAATTTGTGCATCAAGCCTACGGACAAAGAGGAGTATGCCCGGCCTATTTTTGAATGCAATGCCATGTGCCAGTGTGGTGAATCCTGTCAAAACAGGGTCGTACAGAGGGGTTTGCAGTTCAGACTTGAAGTATTCAAGACTGTGAAGAAAGGGTGGGGTCTTCGCACTCTGGAATTCATAGCTAAAGGAAGATTTGTTTGCGAATATGCTGGTGAAGTTTTAGGTTTTAATGAAGCACGTAGAAGAATTCAGGCCCAGACATCCAAGGATTCAAACTATATTATAGCAGTGAGGGAGCACCTCCATAATGGTCAGATAATGGAGACTTTTGTTGACCCTACGTACATTGGTAACCTAGGCAGATTCCTGAATCATTCCTGTGAACCAAATTTATTTATGGTGCCGGTCAGAGTTGACTCAATGGTGCCTAAACTGGCACTTTTTGCAGCCACTGATATTTCTGCTGGAGAAGAACTTTCTTATGATTATTCTGGAAGATTCCATAATTTGCCAGTAACTAACAGAGAGCAAAGAACTTCAGAGGAAGATAATATGTTGAAAAAACCCTGCTACTGTGGTTCCCACACATGTAATTCCTTCCTACCTTGGGACAGCTCCCTCTTTTCCATAGCAGACACTTCTTCAGAGAGCTCTTCATAA